In Vibrio echinoideorum, the following proteins share a genomic window:
- the uhpC gene encoding MFS transporter: MFGFLRSTTSNSHTLTDDEVNQSYRYWRLHIMLGMYVGYAGFYFTRKTFNYAAPAMITDLGLDKGDIGLIGTLFYLSYGLSKFISGTISDRSNPRYFMGFGLIATGLINIAFGFSSSLAAFISLWVLNAWFQGWGWPSCSKLLTTWYSRSERGFRWAIWNTAHNVGGALIPILVGYLTLQYSWRAGFIWPGVIGVFIGLIVCWRLRDKPTTMGLPTVGKWRKDHLELAQESHGQGLSYREILKTYVFSNKYIWLLAFSYVLVYIVRTAVNDWGNLYLTEEHDYSLINANAALSLFEIGGFVGSLVAGWGSDRLFGGNRGPMNILFAIGIFLSVSALWLMPLTNFVFQAAGLFCVGFFVFGPQMLIGMAAAECSHKDSAGAATGFVGLFAYMGAALSGYPLALVLETYGWSGFFITISTCAAVIGLLLLPFLQAQSPQKSAEVRSGF; the protein is encoded by the coding sequence ATGTTTGGATTTCTGCGCTCAACAACGTCAAATAGTCATACTCTAACTGATGATGAGGTCAATCAGAGTTATCGTTACTGGCGTCTTCACATCATGTTAGGGATGTATGTTGGCTATGCTGGTTTTTACTTCACTCGTAAAACCTTCAATTATGCCGCACCGGCGATGATCACAGATCTTGGCTTAGACAAAGGCGATATAGGCCTAATTGGTACGCTCTTTTATCTCTCTTATGGCTTGTCCAAATTTATTTCGGGCACGATATCTGATCGCTCAAACCCGCGGTACTTTATGGGGTTTGGCTTAATCGCGACGGGCCTGATCAATATTGCTTTTGGCTTTTCTAGTTCTTTGGCGGCTTTTATCTCGCTTTGGGTGCTCAATGCATGGTTCCAAGGTTGGGGGTGGCCATCATGCTCTAAACTACTCACGACTTGGTATTCTCGTTCTGAAAGAGGGTTTCGCTGGGCAATTTGGAATACGGCTCATAACGTCGGCGGGGCATTAATTCCTATTCTCGTGGGCTATCTAACTCTCCAGTACAGTTGGCGTGCAGGGTTTATCTGGCCAGGCGTTATTGGCGTTTTTATTGGACTTATTGTCTGCTGGCGTTTACGTGATAAGCCCACCACCATGGGGCTTCCCACTGTGGGGAAATGGCGTAAGGATCACCTAGAGTTAGCACAAGAGAGCCATGGTCAAGGGTTAAGTTACCGAGAAATATTGAAAACTTACGTGTTCAGCAACAAGTACATTTGGTTGCTCGCCTTTAGTTATGTACTGGTTTATATCGTAAGAACAGCCGTTAACGATTGGGGGAATTTGTATCTAACCGAAGAGCACGACTACAGTTTGATCAATGCGAATGCTGCTTTGTCTCTGTTTGAAATTGGTGGTTTTGTCGGTTCACTTGTTGCGGGATGGGGATCTGATAGATTGTTTGGTGGCAACCGTGGCCCGATGAATATTTTGTTTGCCATCGGCATATTTCTTTCAGTTTCTGCATTGTGGTTGATGCCATTAACCAACTTTGTGTTTCAAGCTGCTGGATTATTTTGTGTTGGCTTCTTTGTTTTTGGCCCTCAAATGCTCATCGGCATGGCTGCAGCGGAATGTTCGCATAAAGACTCTGCCGGAGCTGCAACTGGCTTTGTTGGTTTATTTGCTTACATGGGAGCAGCGCTGTCTGGTTATCCATTAGCGCTCGTTCTTGAAACCTATGGCTGGAGTGGTTTCTTTATTACTATTTCTACGTGTGCTGCCGTTATTGGGCTTCTGCTTTTACCTTTCTTACAAGCACAATCCCCCCAGAAAAGCGCAGAAGTTCGGTCGGGTTTCTAA
- the manA gene encoding mannose-6-phosphate isomerase, class I — translation MSLSHLSEHSFFPMVNTIQNYAWGSISSIRELFGFKNESQQPQAEVWMGAHPKGCSMVMFDQNPLSLSELINKDRSAYLSADIAKEFGELPFLLKILAADKALSIQVHPSKKQAEDGYAKEELAGIPLTAGHRNYKDSNHKPELVYAITEYQAMNGFREYEEIMALFKQLSSFELANLVEDFSNNLTPQGLEAFFCALLTLNDQKKSNALDELLAYANAHLDQVEFALIIDLNEQYPNDVGLFSVLLLNLITLKPGEAMYLNANTPHAYLKGTGLEVMANSDNVLRAGLTPKHIDVPELVKCTRFEPISFNSLILPPSKVGRCDSYEIPVSDFNFNIIQCPENEAITTDSAEILMAIDSDLTLTNDQGESLTLTKGESVFIPAYIGHYVVSSKGRIARAFN, via the coding sequence ATGTCACTCAGTCATCTCTCAGAACACTCATTCTTCCCAATGGTAAATACCATTCAAAACTATGCCTGGGGGAGCATTTCTTCGATACGTGAACTGTTCGGTTTTAAGAATGAGTCACAACAACCGCAAGCGGAAGTTTGGATGGGCGCTCATCCTAAAGGGTGTTCAATGGTGATGTTTGACCAGAATCCGCTGTCGTTATCTGAGCTCATTAATAAAGATAGGTCGGCATATCTGTCCGCAGACATCGCAAAAGAGTTTGGCGAATTACCGTTCTTGCTAAAAATCTTAGCGGCAGATAAAGCGTTATCCATTCAGGTCCACCCGAGTAAAAAGCAAGCAGAAGACGGTTACGCTAAGGAAGAGCTAGCTGGTATCCCTTTAACAGCAGGGCATCGCAATTACAAAGACTCGAACCACAAACCTGAATTGGTTTACGCGATCACTGAATATCAAGCGATGAACGGGTTTAGAGAATATGAAGAGATCATGGCGTTATTCAAGCAATTGAGTTCTTTCGAGCTCGCGAACTTGGTAGAAGACTTTAGCAACAACCTCACCCCACAAGGCTTAGAAGCTTTTTTCTGTGCGCTATTAACGTTGAATGATCAGAAGAAATCTAACGCATTGGATGAGTTATTGGCCTATGCAAATGCTCATTTAGATCAGGTTGAATTTGCGTTAATCATCGATCTCAATGAGCAGTACCCAAATGACGTAGGTCTGTTTTCAGTCCTGCTTTTAAATTTGATTACATTGAAGCCTGGCGAAGCCATGTACTTAAACGCAAATACCCCGCATGCCTACTTAAAAGGAACAGGGTTAGAGGTGATGGCTAATTCTGATAATGTGTTGCGTGCTGGGTTAACACCAAAACATATCGATGTGCCTGAACTGGTTAAGTGCACACGATTCGAACCAATATCGTTTAACAGTCTAATATTGCCGCCCTCTAAGGTTGGACGATGCGATAGCTATGAGATCCCCGTCAGCGACTTCAATTTCAACATCATTCAATGCCCTGAAAATGAAGCAATAACGACGGATAGCGCTGAAATACTCATGGCGATAGATAGCGATCTCACTCTTACTAATGACCAAGGTGAAAGCTTAACGTTAACCAAAGGTGAGTCAGTGTTTATCCCTGCTTATATTGGCCATTATGTTGTGAGCAGTAAGGGACGAATAGCGAGAGCTTTTAATTAG
- a CDS encoding YdcH family protein, with the protein MLNENHAFILDFPDLKLDIVQLNHDDQKFKADMQKYHQLDYDIRQLEISGSPIDDDSMHNLKVERMALKDSLHKQLTQHHALKIV; encoded by the coding sequence ATGCTCAATGAAAACCATGCCTTTATCTTAGATTTCCCAGATCTTAAATTAGACATTGTTCAGCTCAACCACGACGACCAAAAATTCAAAGCAGACATGCAGAAATACCATCAACTCGACTACGACATCCGTCAGCTAGAAATCTCTGGCAGCCCAATCGATGACGACAGTATGCACAACCTCAAGGTTGAACGTATGGCATTAAAAGACTCGCTACACAAACAACTTACTCAACATCACGCGCTTAAAATCGTTTAA
- the trhO gene encoding oxygen-dependent tRNA uridine(34) hydroxylase TrhO: protein MSQYVVCALYKFVALDNYQEIRQPLTEVLEANQIRGTLLLASEGINGTVAGKRESIDALLQWFKQDTRLADVVYKESFNEEQPFNRTKVKLKKEIVTMGIEGIDPRHVVGTYVKPNEWNALISDPDVILVDTRNDYEVDIGTFKNAVNPNTETFREFPQYVEENLDPKKHKKVAMFCTGGIRCEKSTAYMKEQGFDEVYHLEGGILKYLEEVPEEESMWEGDCYVFDGRVAVNHQLEKSGYDVCNACRLPITDEDKASEHFEKGVSCPKCIDKHSDEQKARFREREKQVQLSNARGETHVGGEAAHLIDQRKKEKLAHKEQQRSGKQAK from the coding sequence ATGTCTCAATATGTTGTATGTGCTCTGTATAAATTTGTAGCACTTGATAATTACCAAGAAATTCGCCAGCCGCTAACTGAAGTGTTAGAAGCCAACCAAATCCGCGGTACTTTGCTTCTTGCAAGCGAAGGCATCAACGGCACCGTTGCAGGTAAGCGCGAATCTATCGATGCACTTCTTCAATGGTTCAAGCAAGATACTCGCTTAGCAGATGTTGTTTACAAAGAATCATTCAACGAAGAACAGCCATTCAACCGCACCAAGGTTAAGCTCAAAAAAGAGATCGTAACCATGGGTATTGAGGGCATCGACCCTCGTCACGTTGTCGGCACTTACGTAAAACCAAACGAATGGAATGCGCTGATTTCTGATCCAGATGTGATTTTGGTTGATACTCGTAACGACTACGAAGTAGACATCGGCACATTCAAAAACGCAGTAAACCCGAACACAGAAACCTTCCGTGAATTCCCTCAATACGTTGAAGAAAATCTCGACCCTAAGAAACACAAAAAAGTTGCAATGTTCTGTACGGGTGGTATTCGCTGTGAAAAATCAACGGCCTACATGAAAGAGCAAGGCTTTGATGAGGTTTATCACCTTGAAGGCGGCATTCTTAAGTACCTAGAAGAAGTACCAGAAGAAGAGAGCATGTGGGAAGGCGACTGCTACGTATTTGATGGCCGTGTTGCAGTTAACCACCAGCTAGAAAAGAGCGGTTACGACGTGTGTAACGCTTGTCGTCTACCTATTACAGACGAAGACAAAGCGTCTGAGCACTTTGAGAAAGGCGTAAGCTGCCCTAAATGTATTGATAAGCACAGCGACGAGCAGAAAGCTCGCTTCCGTGAACGTGAAAAGCAAGTTCAGCTTTCTAATGCACGTGGCGAAACCCACGTAGGTGGCGAAGCCGCTCACCTTATCGATCAACGTAAGAAAGAAAAGCTAGCACACAAAGAACAGCAACGTTCTGGCAAGCAAGCGAAGTAG
- a CDS encoding GNAT family N-acetyltransferase — MSSVMQIRSELRYLVRELGLLDKNCLNSGLSLTQVHLLTYLRKNGITPFSELSIQLSVEKASLSRTLNSLVEKQYIEPSLSETDKRQKYFSLKAEGLKRLEEADESANNELSQLLDLMSPEDTQNVIDGLRTLRLSAFQKNATHNKARIQLEACTSVYRTEIDSLIRDTFSGEQSIPQHLIPLSPDIPQKWWLARSGEYVLGAVAAWESDGEWHWGRFVVDNRFRGLGIGKALARYSLVQALKDINEIHIEARDTTVNIVKGLGGEVIGDQFDFYGMPVTPMRLTRDQLNEATETQEFTLPTHL, encoded by the coding sequence ATGTCATCGGTTATGCAGATCAGAAGCGAGTTACGTTATCTCGTTCGCGAGCTTGGGCTATTGGATAAGAACTGCCTCAACTCAGGATTATCACTGACACAAGTCCACCTTCTTACCTACCTACGTAAGAATGGAATCACTCCCTTTTCTGAACTCAGCATACAACTCAGCGTAGAAAAAGCCTCCCTTAGTCGAACGCTCAACTCTCTGGTCGAAAAGCAATATATCGAACCATCTTTAAGTGAGACGGATAAACGTCAGAAGTACTTTTCACTCAAAGCTGAAGGATTGAAAAGGCTAGAAGAAGCCGATGAGTCAGCCAACAATGAACTGTCTCAATTGCTGGATCTGATGAGCCCAGAAGATACCCAAAATGTGATTGATGGACTAAGAACATTGCGACTCAGCGCTTTTCAGAAAAACGCCACTCACAACAAAGCCAGAATTCAGCTCGAAGCTTGCACTTCGGTATATCGCACTGAGATCGACAGTTTGATCAGAGATACCTTTTCTGGTGAACAAAGTATCCCACAGCATCTCATTCCATTATCTCCTGACATACCTCAGAAATGGTGGCTAGCACGTTCAGGAGAATATGTTTTGGGCGCAGTAGCGGCATGGGAGAGCGATGGAGAATGGCACTGGGGGCGCTTTGTTGTCGACAACCGATTCCGCGGCCTTGGCATAGGAAAAGCATTGGCTCGTTACTCATTGGTTCAAGCGTTGAAAGACATCAACGAAATCCATATCGAAGCGCGCGACACGACTGTCAATATCGTAAAAGGACTCGGCGGAGAGGTTATAGGTGACCAGTTCGACTTCTATGGGATGCCCGTAACGCCAATGCGCTTAACGAGAGACCAACTCAATGAAGCAACTGAAACACAAGAGTTTACGCTGCCTACTCACCTGTAA
- a CDS encoding alkyl sulfatase dimerization domain-containing protein, whose translation MKASNFLTQSICIALLTTTASSAFAMDQNLVRSSDPTFFTNDSVQSHLAKVVWEDAEHNRAFTESSEYMPVAMTEFAKQMAPKIQEIAPGKLYSISGFQLASTLVAVGDDGLIIVDPGENDTAAKESMEAFNQFSTLPVKAVIYTHRHPDHAFGAAGWGVTEEQVKSGEVKIIASDNFIPNLVNDVGVTGKILTQRTAYASVYLPKGEKGRPAHFGLGPTFTAGPISFFMPNVLVSNDEPLKITVSGIDMEVFGAYGDAGDDEVDIYFPQFKHVHGSETIQGETFPNLYTLRGTKYRDVQEWYKGIDTLSEYAQKSNTYSGSHMRAWVGHDFINERITNYRDAIQFVHDQSIYNINRGIKRDELAEKVVLPENLANDPWLGEYYGTVAHSVRNIYNGYLGWWDGDATKLARPGVKDMAQDYVDAMGGEDKVIDIARDAYAEKNYGWAAEVLTHVNNADPDNMEARDLKAQALREWGYAQTNIYWRGYAISNAAELDGTLDRSVAWDFANPAIVKVLPTTKILETERVNLNADRAQGKELSINIKVSDTGEVANYTVRNEIAVFSLEQDPSADATLSGKKLEVLGYFASGDVSNATIEGNSQSVDTFFSLFDHNKANDINLVLPN comes from the coding sequence ATGAAAGCTTCAAACTTTTTAACTCAGTCAATATGCATCGCACTTCTTACAACAACAGCGAGCTCAGCGTTCGCAATGGACCAGAATTTAGTGCGCAGTTCGGATCCAACGTTCTTCACCAACGACTCAGTACAAAGCCACTTAGCAAAAGTGGTCTGGGAAGACGCAGAACACAACAGAGCATTCACCGAGAGCTCTGAATACATGCCTGTAGCCATGACTGAATTTGCAAAGCAGATGGCACCAAAAATCCAAGAAATAGCTCCGGGAAAACTCTACTCAATCTCAGGTTTCCAGTTAGCTTCAACCCTTGTAGCAGTCGGTGATGATGGACTTATCATTGTTGACCCTGGTGAAAATGATACCGCCGCTAAAGAGTCAATGGAGGCATTCAACCAATTTTCAACACTGCCTGTTAAAGCAGTAATTTACACCCACCGTCATCCAGACCACGCTTTTGGTGCTGCTGGTTGGGGCGTAACAGAAGAACAGGTTAAGTCAGGCGAAGTAAAAATCATCGCATCAGATAACTTTATCCCTAACCTTGTGAACGATGTTGGCGTAACAGGCAAAATCCTGACTCAACGTACGGCTTACGCGAGTGTCTACTTACCTAAAGGGGAAAAAGGTCGCCCTGCTCACTTCGGCCTAGGCCCAACATTTACAGCTGGCCCTATCTCTTTCTTCATGCCAAATGTCTTGGTAAGTAATGATGAGCCATTGAAAATTACCGTCTCTGGTATCGATATGGAAGTATTTGGTGCTTACGGCGATGCGGGTGACGATGAAGTCGATATCTACTTCCCACAATTCAAACACGTACACGGTAGCGAAACGATCCAAGGCGAAACATTCCCGAATTTGTATACACTCCGCGGCACCAAATATCGTGATGTGCAAGAGTGGTACAAAGGCATTGATACGCTATCTGAGTACGCACAAAAATCGAATACCTATAGTGGTTCTCACATGCGAGCATGGGTTGGACACGACTTCATCAATGAGCGCATAACCAACTACCGTGATGCGATTCAATTTGTACACGACCAATCAATCTACAACATCAACCGCGGTATCAAGCGCGATGAGTTAGCAGAAAAAGTTGTACTGCCTGAGAACTTAGCCAACGACCCTTGGTTGGGTGAATACTACGGTACAGTGGCGCACTCAGTTCGTAACATTTACAACGGCTATCTTGGCTGGTGGGACGGTGATGCAACCAAACTGGCTCGTCCGGGCGTGAAAGACATGGCTCAAGATTACGTTGATGCGATGGGCGGCGAAGATAAAGTCATCGATATTGCTCGCGACGCGTATGCCGAGAAGAACTACGGCTGGGCGGCAGAAGTGCTGACTCACGTGAACAATGCAGATCCTGACAACATGGAAGCGCGTGACTTAAAAGCGCAAGCACTTCGTGAGTGGGGTTATGCTCAAACCAACATTTACTGGAGAGGTTATGCGATTTCTAACGCAGCAGAATTGGACGGTACATTAGACCGCTCTGTGGCATGGGATTTTGCTAACCCGGCCATTGTGAAGGTGCTACCAACCACCAAAATCTTAGAAACCGAGCGCGTAAACCTAAACGCAGACCGTGCTCAAGGGAAAGAATTATCTATCAACATTAAGGTATCTGACACCGGAGAAGTCGCGAACTACACGGTACGTAACGAGATTGCTGTTTTCTCTCTAGAGCAAGATCCAAGCGCAGATGCAACGTTAAGCGGCAAGAAGTTAGAGGTTCTGGGTTATTTCGCCTCTGGTGATGTCAGTAACGCAACCATCGAGGGCAACAGTCAATCTGTGGATACGTTCTTTAGCTTGTTCGACCATAACAAAGCGAATGACATCAACCTAGTTCTACCTAACTAA
- a CDS encoding aminotransferase-like domain-containing protein yields MEIAQSLQQIQSSYIREILAAASDPNVISLAGGLPDEKTFPIDLMKPTLENLANMPEVFQYGSTAGYGPLLEHLTQSYQLPESHTAMICTGSQQGLDLIARAYVDPGDVVVMEAPSYLGAMQVFGLVQANIATVSQTEFGPNLDELETCFAEQAPKMFYAVPDFHNPTGVCWATETRQKVAELCIKYDVAFIEDAPYRELRFTGTELPMVSSFCPDNSIVLRSFSKIASPGLRIGAVTGKRSYLEPLIKVKQGADLHSSVPMQALLVGLLKHGDFGVHMENIRTLYKSRYEVLFSELEKQLPADCVLKAVDGGMFIWVEIPECDTFELAKTLLSNGVAVVPSPVFYPKADEAKAALRLNFTNANPEELTEAVKRLAEVLNQA; encoded by the coding sequence ATGGAAATCGCACAATCACTGCAACAGATTCAGTCTTCTTACATTCGAGAAATTCTCGCGGCCGCAAGCGATCCAAATGTCATTTCATTGGCCGGTGGATTACCTGACGAGAAAACATTCCCTATCGATTTAATGAAGCCAACGTTAGAAAACCTAGCGAACATGCCTGAAGTTTTCCAATACGGTTCGACTGCTGGCTATGGCCCCTTGCTTGAACACTTAACACAAAGCTACCAATTGCCAGAATCCCACACAGCAATGATCTGCACAGGGTCTCAGCAAGGTTTGGATTTGATTGCGCGTGCTTATGTTGATCCGGGTGATGTGGTTGTGATGGAAGCGCCAAGCTACTTGGGTGCGATGCAAGTGTTTGGCTTAGTTCAAGCAAACATTGCAACTGTGTCTCAAACAGAATTTGGCCCTAACCTAGATGAGCTAGAGACGTGTTTTGCCGAGCAAGCGCCAAAAATGTTCTATGCCGTGCCAGATTTCCACAACCCAACCGGCGTGTGCTGGGCAACAGAAACTCGTCAAAAAGTGGCTGAACTGTGTATCAAATACGACGTGGCATTCATTGAAGATGCGCCATACCGCGAATTGCGCTTCACAGGTACTGAGCTGCCAATGGTTTCTTCTTTTTGCCCTGATAACTCTATCGTGCTTCGTTCATTCTCTAAGATTGCATCGCCAGGTTTACGTATTGGTGCGGTAACAGGTAAACGCAGCTACCTAGAGCCGCTAATCAAAGTGAAACAAGGCGCCGACTTACACTCAAGTGTACCCATGCAAGCACTGCTGGTTGGTCTTCTAAAACATGGAGACTTTGGCGTGCATATGGAAAACATTCGCACCCTGTACAAGTCTCGTTATGAAGTGCTGTTTTCAGAGCTAGAGAAACAACTGCCTGCAGATTGTGTGTTAAAAGCCGTAGATGGCGGGATGTTCATTTGGGTTGAAATCCCAGAGTGTGACACCTTTGAACTGGCTAAAACTCTGCTTTCGAATGGTGTCGCGGTTGTACCAAGCCCAGTATTCTATCCAAAAGCAGACGAAGCAAAAGCAGCACTGCGCTTGAACTTCACCAACGCCAACCCAGAAGAATTAACCGAAGCGGTAAAGCGCTTAGCGGAAGTACTTAACCAAGCGTAA
- a CDS encoding AraC family transcriptional regulator codes for MSRQHISRINDVLFHIHQDISQPLSAKALSEIAAYSEQHFHRTFKSVVGESLHQYIRRTRMEYAANQLMFDTTSSVVEIASKCGFHSVSSFSRAFKATFNMSPGEWRKHDLQIAEKPYLKDPEVAAGYQKVAQQTLPEPKIVEVSDRMAAYVRHTGYNRSIRNAWLILKAWANSEQRDFSSQFGLHHSNPAWVEMDQCRYVACIAIDEPIKYRSVVNQMVIPGGLHAVFRLNGRYGELLPQISMVLEKWLPTSGFKQRSTPAYVHYHQNHFLNSDEVFELDFYLPVSFY; via the coding sequence ATGTCACGACAACACATATCCCGAATCAATGATGTTCTGTTCCATATTCACCAAGACATCAGCCAACCTTTGTCGGCAAAAGCGCTCTCTGAAATTGCCGCTTATTCAGAACAACACTTTCATCGCACATTCAAAAGCGTGGTTGGGGAGTCGTTGCATCAGTACATTCGACGTACTCGAATGGAGTATGCGGCGAATCAATTGATGTTTGATACCACATCGTCAGTGGTAGAAATTGCGAGCAAATGTGGCTTTCACTCGGTGTCTTCGTTCAGCCGAGCATTTAAAGCAACCTTTAATATGTCGCCGGGAGAGTGGAGAAAACATGATCTGCAGATCGCAGAAAAACCGTATCTGAAAGATCCTGAAGTCGCAGCGGGTTATCAAAAAGTCGCGCAACAGACATTGCCAGAACCCAAAATTGTAGAGGTGTCAGATCGCATGGCGGCCTATGTCCGACATACTGGATATAACCGCTCTATTCGCAATGCATGGCTGATATTGAAAGCGTGGGCGAACTCTGAACAGCGTGATTTTTCGAGTCAGTTTGGCTTGCATCACTCCAACCCTGCTTGGGTCGAAATGGATCAGTGCCGCTATGTGGCGTGTATCGCGATTGATGAGCCAATTAAGTATCGCAGCGTGGTGAATCAGATGGTGATTCCTGGTGGGTTGCATGCTGTTTTCCGACTCAACGGTCGTTATGGTGAACTGCTACCACAGATCAGTATGGTGTTAGAGAAGTGGTTGCCAACGTCAGGTTTCAAGCAGCGTTCGACGCCCGCTTATGTTCATTATCATCAGAATCACTTTCTTAACAGTGATGAAGTGTTTGAATTAGATTTCTATCTACCCGTGAGTTTTTACTGA
- a CDS encoding MATE family efflux transporter, with amino-acid sequence MTITHKDYLKIAFPFIIATVTQPLLGAVDTAVIGQLGIAELIGGVAIGTIIMNTIYWLFGFFRVSTTGQSAMALGKGNRSDLAGSLMRPFVLSGLVGLIFILIQPFIWQGAMWVIEPEANVAEHAHIYFDILIYGAPFVLLNYTIIGWLMGQAKAKEVLYTQVFGNVLNIVLDAVFVLYFDLGVAGVAYASLIAQITTFVIGMTLVMKTSNISVSEFLQGSKMTKKDLSTIISSNTDLLLRTICILVFFNMMARTGSQLGTDVLAANAILMQVTFIVSYMFDGIANASSVFAGKAVGQKNPSMLDCVLRLNFQWTAGFIAALTLLTLVFKDSIVLLFTDIPTLVVLYQQMAPWLIVFPLVAGFGLTVYGIFTGTGTTRPVRNSSIVTLMVFLVVQAFSVDLWGNHGLWLAFTLFYFGRIAFLYPFIAQVKRKCLPMT; translated from the coding sequence ATGACCATTACCCACAAAGATTATCTGAAAATCGCTTTCCCCTTCATCATAGCAACGGTGACGCAGCCTCTGCTTGGCGCCGTCGACACGGCTGTTATCGGGCAACTTGGTATTGCTGAACTGATTGGTGGCGTGGCGATCGGCACCATTATCATGAATACCATCTATTGGTTGTTTGGCTTTTTCCGTGTCAGTACGACAGGGCAAAGTGCGATGGCACTGGGTAAGGGCAATCGTTCTGATCTCGCGGGCAGCTTGATGCGCCCTTTTGTGCTTTCTGGTTTGGTCGGTTTGATTTTTATCTTGATACAACCGTTCATCTGGCAAGGCGCAATGTGGGTGATAGAGCCTGAAGCGAATGTGGCGGAACATGCACATATTTACTTTGATATTCTTATTTATGGTGCGCCTTTTGTACTGCTCAATTATACCATTATTGGCTGGTTGATGGGGCAGGCGAAAGCCAAAGAAGTTCTTTACACACAAGTGTTTGGTAACGTGTTAAACATTGTATTGGATGCGGTTTTTGTACTTTATTTCGATTTGGGTGTTGCGGGCGTGGCATACGCAAGTTTGATTGCACAAATCACCACCTTTGTGATTGGCATGACGCTGGTGATGAAGACTAGCAACATTTCGGTATCTGAGTTCCTCCAAGGTTCGAAGATGACCAAGAAAGATCTATCAACAATCATCTCTTCGAATACTGACCTACTGTTACGTACAATTTGTATCTTGGTGTTCTTCAACATGATGGCGCGTACTGGCTCTCAACTCGGTACTGATGTTCTGGCTGCTAACGCAATCTTGATGCAAGTAACCTTTATTGTCAGTTATATGTTTGATGGCATTGCCAACGCATCAAGTGTGTTTGCAGGCAAAGCAGTCGGCCAGAAAAATCCTTCAATGCTTGACTGTGTGTTAAGGCTCAACTTCCAATGGACAGCCGGCTTTATTGCTGCGTTAACGTTATTGACCTTGGTATTTAAAGACAGCATTGTTTTATTGTTTACGGATATCCCAACGCTTGTTGTTCTATACCAACAGATGGCTCCGTGGCTGATTGTGTTCCCGCTGGTGGCTGGGTTTGGTTTAACGGTTTACGGTATTTTCACTGGAACGGGAACTACGCGTCCGGTGCGAAACTCAAGCATCGTTACTTTAATGGTCTTCTTAGTTGTACAGGCGTTCTCAGTCGATTTGTGGGGTAATCATGGCCTGTGGTTGGCGTTTACTTTGTTCTATTTTGGGCGTATTGCATTCTTGTATCCATTCATCGCTCAAGTTAAGCGGAAGTGCCTTCCAATGACATAA
- a CDS encoding ATP-binding cassette domain-containing protein: MNAPLLSVDQLTIKTSSRTLFQDIHFDVYRGELLAVMGPSGIGKSMLSRAIAGFLPETVEVEGYISLSGDAVCGLPILQRTAAQRPAVIFQDALQALNPLVSIEGQLSLALTGTRTKLRSQDKTKLTELLVQLGFPNPETILPLYPSQISGGQRQRICIAIGLLSNADLIIADEPTSALDPVTEQEILTLIRDNVKQRQIGGLLITHDLHSALACDKLLVIDDGGVVAYGEPKHALESSSHAFCCSLRDLIA; encoded by the coding sequence GTGAACGCCCCACTTTTGTCTGTTGATCAGCTAACGATCAAAACTTCTTCGAGAACACTTTTCCAAGATATCCATTTCGATGTATATCGAGGTGAGCTGTTGGCGGTCATGGGCCCGTCAGGTATTGGTAAGTCGATGCTTTCGCGCGCGATTGCGGGTTTTCTGCCAGAAACCGTTGAGGTTGAAGGTTATATTTCTCTTTCTGGCGATGCCGTGTGTGGTTTGCCTATATTGCAAAGAACCGCAGCACAACGACCTGCGGTTATCTTCCAAGATGCACTTCAAGCGTTAAACCCTCTTGTTTCAATTGAAGGCCAACTCAGCCTAGCATTGACGGGGACTCGCACGAAGCTTAGATCACAAGACAAAACCAAACTCACCGAATTATTGGTTCAACTTGGTTTCCCTAATCCTGAAACCATCTTGCCGTTATACCCGAGCCAAATTTCTGGAGGGCAACGCCAACGGATTTGTATTGCGATTGGCTTGCTGAGTAACGCCGATCTTATCATCGCCGATGAGCCAACCAGCGCGTTAGACCCGGTGACAGAGCAAGAGATACTTACGCTGATTCGCGACAATGTTAAGCAGCGCCAAATCGGTGGCTTGTTGATTACTCATGATCTGCACAGTGCGTTAGCATGCGACAAGTTATTGGTGATCGATGATGGCGGAGTGGTGGCTTATGGCGAGCCAAAACACGCGCTTGAGTCGAGCTCTCACGCTTTCTGCTGTTCATTGAGAGACCTCATCGCATGA